In Chroogloeocystis siderophila 5.2 s.c.1, a genomic segment contains:
- a CDS encoding four-carbon acid sugar kinase family protein: protein MATQPKIIVLDDDPTGSQTVHSCLLLTRWDEETLRLGLTDESPIFFVLTNTRSLPPDQAAKVTKEVCHNLKSAIAATEIADFLIVSRSDSTLRGHYPIEADVIAAELGPFDAHFLVPAFIEGGRITRDSIHYLIVDGIPIPVHETEFARDSVFGYTYSYLPDYVAEKTQGRIRANQVERFLLNDIRSGTDVAGNLSTLERLQNLTDNQCVAVDAETQDDLNRFAQDVLTAVSQGKRFLFRSAASLLTALAQLPPQPVPPEEMSQYVRQGKPGVVLVGSHVRKTTEQLENLLQEPDIAGIEVDVAQLLDDSLEQPHQLLTTTLEKVHAAHEAGKTPVVYTSRQELVFADVQTRLQFGFSVSSLLMDIVQGLPSDIGFLISKGGITSNDVLSTGLALKTARLLGQILAGCSIVRTPSDHPQFPDLPIVLFPGNVGDANALATIYRRLQKSN from the coding sequence ATGGCAACTCAACCCAAAATTATTGTCCTCGATGATGACCCGACAGGTTCGCAAACCGTTCATAGTTGTCTCCTCCTGACACGCTGGGATGAAGAGACACTGCGACTAGGGTTAACCGATGAATCACCAATATTCTTTGTGCTGACGAATACGAGATCGCTACCTCCCGATCAAGCCGCCAAGGTTACAAAAGAAGTCTGTCATAATCTCAAAAGCGCGATCGCCGCCACAGAAATTGCCGATTTTCTGATTGTTAGTCGCTCCGATTCCACGCTACGCGGACATTACCCTATCGAAGCCGATGTCATCGCCGCAGAACTTGGTCCATTTGATGCGCATTTTCTCGTACCAGCCTTTATCGAAGGTGGACGCATTACTCGCGATAGCATTCATTACTTGATCGTTGATGGAATTCCGATCCCCGTCCACGAAACTGAATTTGCTCGCGATTCGGTTTTTGGCTACACTTACAGCTACTTACCCGATTACGTTGCCGAAAAAACCCAAGGACGCATCCGCGCAAATCAAGTCGAACGATTTTTATTAAACGACATTCGTAGCGGTACAGATGTTGCGGGAAATCTTTCCACACTAGAAAGATTACAAAACTTGACAGACAATCAATGCGTTGCGGTTGATGCCGAAACACAAGACGATCTCAACCGCTTTGCCCAAGATGTTCTCACAGCAGTAAGTCAAGGTAAACGCTTTTTATTTCGTAGCGCCGCGAGTTTACTCACCGCTTTAGCGCAACTACCACCACAACCAGTACCACCAGAGGAAATGTCGCAATACGTACGCCAAGGGAAACCAGGTGTTGTGCTTGTTGGTTCGCACGTTAGAAAGACAACCGAACAATTAGAAAACCTCTTACAAGAACCTGACATCGCGGGAATCGAAGTCGATGTCGCCCAGTTATTAGATGACTCGCTCGAACAACCGCATCAGTTACTCACAACAACACTAGAAAAAGTTCACGCCGCGCACGAAGCTGGTAAAACTCCTGTAGTCTATACAAGCCGTCAAGAACTTGTTTTTGCGGATGTTCAAACACGATTACAGTTTGGTTTTTCCGTATCTTCATTATTGATGGATATTGTGCAGGGTTTGCCCAGCGATATCGGATTTTTAATCAGTAAAGGAGGCATTACCTCCAACGATGTCTTGAGTACAGGTTTAGCTTTGAAGACTGCACGCCTCCTCGGTCAAATTTTAGCAGGGTGTTCGATCGTCCGCACTCCATCGGATCATCCGCAGTTTCCCGATTTACCTATAGTTCTGTTTCCTGGTAATGTTGGTGATGCGAATGCCTTGGCGACAATTTACCGCAGACTGCAAAAAAGTAATTAG
- a CDS encoding sugar transferase: MQLSFVSQPRYMLQFVGKRIIDILGAGVGILLLSPLMLAIALAISLDSKGPIFFRQERLGRGGKPFLIWKFRTMVVDAEQLLQDLEHLNESDGGILFKMKDDPRVTHVGKFLRRTSLDELPQLFNIIQGHMSLVGPRPLQLRDCTLALKEYQNAFTKRLELLPGVTGLWQISGRSEVSFDYMLHLDAIYRDHWSLWLDLRIIWQTLIVVITGKGAY; the protein is encoded by the coding sequence ATGCAACTTAGTTTTGTCAGTCAACCACGTTACATGCTGCAATTTGTCGGTAAACGCATTATTGACATTTTAGGCGCTGGTGTAGGGATACTTCTGCTTAGCCCTCTGATGCTGGCGATCGCGTTGGCGATTTCTCTAGACTCAAAAGGACCCATCTTTTTTCGTCAAGAACGTTTAGGGCGTGGTGGAAAACCTTTTTTGATTTGGAAGTTTCGTACTATGGTAGTCGATGCCGAGCAACTTCTGCAAGATCTCGAACACTTGAACGAATCCGACGGCGGAATCCTCTTTAAAATGAAAGACGATCCCCGTGTCACTCACGTTGGTAAATTCTTGCGACGTACGAGTTTAGATGAGTTACCACAATTATTTAACATTATTCAAGGTCATATGAGCTTAGTAGGTCCGCGTCCCCTACAACTGCGCGACTGTACTTTAGCACTCAAAGAGTATCAAAATGCTTTTACTAAACGTTTAGAACTCTTACCTGGTGTAACAGGTTTGTGGCAAATCAGTGGACGTAGTGAGGTAAGCTTTGACTATATGCTGCATCTCGATGCCATTTATCGCGATCACTGGTCTTTATGGCTCGACCTCCGAATTATCTGGCAAACCTTGATTGTGGTCATTACAGGCAAAGGCGCTTACTAA
- a CDS encoding cytochrome P450, with protein MVVQTKPASQFQSAEEMPGSFGKLFGGETKELFRDEELFYWEHFQRYGSIFKSRIFGKNFAFLIGPDANRLVLGEKADHLSARLGWIFLEPIFGKGLLLQDGAEHQATRRLMYPAMHGRSLTNYFDTIQEIVDKFFEDWRPGKTISLIEEFTHLSTTIAIRLILGTETDSEFAEATQYFLEMLSGRRAKLKIDIPQTLYGRSQQARRNLQAFLRRKIAKRKQQGSLQESRDFLGLLLAAVDENGNSLSESDIVDQLLMVLFAGHENPAVLLSWLMFELVAHPEWRDRLRNEYAQVVGNEPLNLSHLKQLSQMGYALKEVERLYPPVQNISRGVVKDIHYAGYCIPAGWYVDISPLLTHRLPEIYTDPDRFDPDRFAPPREEDKKHAFALVGFGSGPHSCLGWQFAQMEMKIILSKLLRYDWSISPEPSTAFPVRQPSQFQDSLQAYIKPPA; from the coding sequence ATGGTTGTTCAAACAAAACCAGCATCACAATTTCAATCGGCAGAGGAGATGCCTGGTAGCTTTGGTAAGCTATTTGGAGGTGAGACAAAAGAGCTATTTCGAGACGAAGAACTTTTTTACTGGGAACACTTTCAGCGTTACGGTTCAATATTCAAATCGCGGATCTTTGGTAAAAATTTTGCTTTTTTAATTGGTCCAGATGCTAACCGCTTAGTATTAGGAGAAAAAGCGGATCATCTTTCCGCGCGGTTAGGTTGGATTTTTTTAGAACCTATTTTTGGCAAAGGTTTACTCTTACAAGATGGTGCCGAACATCAAGCAACGCGCCGCTTAATGTATCCTGCAATGCACGGGCGATCGCTAACAAATTACTTCGACACAATCCAAGAAATTGTAGACAAATTTTTTGAAGATTGGAGACCAGGAAAGACAATTTCCCTTATTGAAGAGTTTACTCATCTTTCAACAACAATTGCAATTCGCTTGATTTTGGGAACTGAAACCGATAGCGAATTTGCTGAAGCAACGCAGTATTTTCTCGAAATGCTTTCTGGAAGGCGCGCCAAGTTAAAAATTGATATTCCTCAAACTTTGTATGGGCGATCGCAGCAAGCAAGACGAAATTTACAAGCTTTTTTACGGCGCAAAATTGCCAAACGCAAACAACAAGGCTCATTACAAGAATCACGCGACTTCCTCGGATTATTACTCGCGGCTGTTGATGAAAATGGCAACTCATTGAGTGAATCGGACATTGTTGACCAACTGCTAATGGTACTGTTTGCAGGGCATGAAAATCCGGCAGTACTTCTTTCGTGGTTAATGTTTGAATTAGTGGCACATCCAGAGTGGCGCGATCGCCTACGCAACGAATACGCCCAAGTCGTCGGAAATGAACCCCTAAACTTATCGCATCTCAAACAACTTTCGCAAATGGGTTACGCGCTGAAAGAGGTAGAACGCCTATATCCTCCTGTACAAAATATCTCGCGTGGCGTTGTCAAAGATATTCATTACGCAGGCTACTGTATCCCCGCCGGCTGGTATGTCGATATTTCCCCACTGCTAACGCATCGTCTTCCAGAAATCTACACCGATCCCGATCGCTTCGATCCTGACCGCTTTGCACCACCGCGCGAAGAAGATAAAAAGCACGCTTTTGCCTTAGTCGGCTTTGGTAGTGGTCCGCACAGTTGCTTAGGCTGGCAATTTGCCCAAATGGAAATGAAAATTATCCTCTCCAAGCTATTGCGCTACGACTGGAGTATATCTCCTGAACCAAGTACCGCTTTCCCAGTGCGTCAGCCTTCTCAGTTTCAAGATAGTCTCCAAGCATATATTAAACCTCCTGCATGA
- a CDS encoding methyltransferase has product MTTTKPNTSMPPDLPPQVAMMQMLGGLRVARLIYAAAELGIADLLADGSKSIDELAQATDTHAPSLYRLMRSLASVGIFSEYERYFSLTPLAEFLQSDTPDSVRAAVKFFGQDWHWNVWENLYYSVKTGKPAFEHLYGQGLFEYYQDPEVARVSSESKASISQRAAQSLLANYDFSSMTKVVDIGIYASASTIVALLQANPTLQGVLFDFPSAIAAATPAIESAQIGDRARLVAGNCLDSVPSDGDAYILMFVVHNWDDERAVKLLKNCREAMTADGKLLIVEMIMPPGNAPFVGKLIDLESLLTTPGGYERTEAQYRSLLEAAGFKVTRLIPTQTANSIIEAVRA; this is encoded by the coding sequence ATGACAACGACTAAACCAAATACCAGTATGCCACCAGATCTACCTCCACAAGTGGCAATGATGCAAATGCTAGGGGGTTTGCGGGTAGCGCGATTAATCTACGCTGCTGCTGAATTGGGAATTGCAGACTTGTTAGCCGATGGTTCAAAAAGCATTGATGAGTTAGCGCAAGCAACTGACACTCATGCACCGTCATTGTATCGACTCATGCGATCGCTCGCCAGTGTAGGCATTTTTTCTGAGTACGAGCGTTATTTTAGCTTAACGCCCCTCGCTGAGTTCCTGCAAAGTGATACACCTGATTCTGTCCGCGCTGCGGTCAAGTTTTTTGGACAAGATTGGCACTGGAATGTTTGGGAAAATTTGTACTACAGTGTTAAAACTGGAAAACCCGCGTTTGAGCATCTCTACGGGCAGGGATTATTTGAATATTACCAAGACCCTGAAGTTGCGCGAGTTTCTAGCGAGTCTAAGGCGAGTATTTCGCAGCGTGCAGCGCAGTCACTCCTCGCAAATTATGACTTTTCGTCAATGACCAAGGTTGTTGACATCGGAATTTATGCAAGTGCTAGCACAATTGTTGCACTTTTGCAAGCAAACCCCACACTGCAAGGGGTACTTTTTGATTTTCCCTCGGCGATCGCAGCGGCGACTCCAGCAATTGAATCCGCCCAAATTGGCGATCGCGCTCGACTTGTTGCAGGTAATTGTCTAGATTCAGTACCTAGTGATGGTGATGCGTACATTTTGATGTTTGTTGTTCACAACTGGGACGATGAGCGCGCAGTGAAACTGCTAAAAAACTGTCGCGAGGCGATGACAGCCGACGGCAAACTTTTAATCGTAGAAATGATTATGCCTCCTGGTAATGCGCCGTTTGTTGGTAAGTTAATCGACTTAGAATCGTTACTCACAACTCCTGGCGGTTACGAACGTACTGAAGCACAATACCGATCGCTCTTAGAAGCCGCTGGATTTAAAGTAACACGCCTTATCCCTACACAAACTGCCAATAGCATCATCGAAGCTGTACGCGCTTAA
- a CDS encoding methyltransferase — protein sequence MSQANLKTKPKKPPVALIQAMMNITSSLQNFRAKIMPPQVAMVEMINAYQVSQAIYVAAKLGIADLLRNQAKSSKELAQLTGMHEQSLYRLLRSLASFGIFAENEDGRFSLTPLAATLQTDTPDSVRAWAIMSGEKWHWDLWGNLIESVKTGKTAVEYTFGKPNIFEYFVQNPQAGNNFDEAMTNLASMNNSAIATGYDFSGISTLVDIGGGYGSHLSTILKAYPAIKGVLFDQPSVITGAQEFIEVNGLADRCELVAGDFFQSVPSGGDAYLLKTVIHDWDEPQAIAILKNCRRAMAEHSKLLLVEAVIPPGNTPYFGKLLDLEMLTTSGGRERTEAEYRTLFDAAGFKLTKVFATASPWKVIEGVGC from the coding sequence ATGTCTCAAGCTAATCTCAAAACAAAACCAAAAAAGCCTCCTGTAGCCCTGATTCAAGCAATGATGAACATCACCAGTTCATTGCAGAATTTCAGAGCCAAAATAATGCCACCGCAAGTGGCAATGGTAGAAATGATCAACGCTTACCAAGTGTCACAGGCAATCTATGTCGCAGCAAAGCTGGGAATTGCTGATTTACTGAGAAATCAAGCCAAAAGCAGCAAAGAACTAGCACAGCTAACTGGAATGCACGAACAGTCACTTTATCGACTGTTGCGATCGCTCGCAAGTTTCGGCATATTTGCTGAAAACGAAGATGGGCGCTTCAGCTTAACACCACTAGCCGCAACATTACAAACTGATACTCCCGACTCAGTACGTGCATGGGCGATTATGTCTGGTGAAAAGTGGCACTGGGACTTGTGGGGAAACTTAATTGAGAGTGTCAAGACAGGTAAAACAGCCGTTGAATATACCTTTGGCAAACCGAATATCTTTGAGTATTTTGTTCAGAATCCGCAAGCAGGCAATAACTTCGATGAGGCAATGACCAATTTAGCCTCAATGAACAACAGCGCGATCGCCACAGGTTACGATTTTTCAGGTATCTCTACATTAGTTGATATTGGCGGTGGTTATGGCAGTCATTTGTCAACAATTCTCAAAGCCTATCCTGCAATCAAAGGCGTTTTATTCGATCAACCATCCGTGATTACAGGTGCGCAAGAGTTCATCGAAGTCAATGGACTAGCAGATCGTTGTGAATTAGTTGCTGGTGACTTTTTCCAATCTGTACCATCTGGCGGTGATGCTTACCTCCTTAAAACCGTGATCCACGACTGGGACGAACCCCAAGCGATCGCAATTCTCAAAAACTGTCGCCGTGCGATGGCAGAACACAGCAAGCTATTGCTAGTTGAAGCCGTTATTCCCCCAGGAAATACGCCTTATTTCGGCAAACTTCTTGACCTAGAAATGCTCACGACCTCTGGTGGTCGCGAACGCACCGAAGCAGAGTATCGCACACTTTTTGACGCCGCAGGTTTCAAACTCACAAAAGTTTTTGCTACAGCCTCTCCTTGGAAAGTTATTGAAGGCGTTGGCTGTTAG
- a CDS encoding antibiotic biosynthesis monooxygenase family protein produces MTTLINNEKQTTISQDADLVTLINVFIVEPENQQLLVDLLIKATEEVMCKLPGFISANIHKSLDGKRVTNYAQWRSVEDFRGIFNNPEAVAHMPAIGKIAQSDPTLYEICYIKKS; encoded by the coding sequence ATGACTACACTCATCAACAACGAAAAACAAACAACAATTTCCCAAGACGCCGATCTTGTCACCCTGATCAACGTCTTCATCGTCGAACCAGAAAACCAGCAACTACTCGTCGACTTATTAATCAAAGCGACAGAGGAAGTCATGTGTAAACTTCCTGGTTTCATCTCAGCCAACATCCACAAAAGCTTAGACGGTAAACGAGTCACAAACTACGCGCAATGGCGCAGCGTTGAAGACTTTCGCGGCATTTTCAATAATCCCGAAGCCGTAGCACATATGCCTGCAATCGGCAAAATCGCGCAATCAGATCCCACGCTTTACGAAATTTGCTACATCAAAAAGTCTTAG
- a CDS encoding methyltransferase gives MVSSQHKTSDVTIPRPPVAQGVPPQVKILQMMNAYRLAQSISVAAKLGIADLLTQPQSVTALAQTTATHEQSLYRLLRVLVSFDIFTEDENGLFHLTPRGTLLQTNVSNSLRDYAIVVGEMWHWRMWGGILHSIKTGEPAFDQIFGMEFQEYYQQNPEVAKNFDGAMVSALAMTDVAILANYDFTSFYRVIDIGTGGQGDGKLIASILKNNSAQQGVYFDTSTRIEQVKRLIEVTGLSDRCELVTGDIFESFPPNGDIYIIKNLIHDYDDDRAITILKNCRQAIAAHGKLLLIEMVIPPGNEPSLGKILDVEALIMSAGAVERTQEQYQQLLAAAGFQLTNIISSRSPMSIIESIPA, from the coding sequence ATGGTTTCATCGCAACACAAAACTTCAGATGTGACAATACCTCGTCCGCCAGTTGCTCAAGGCGTACCACCACAGGTCAAAATTCTGCAAATGATGAATGCTTATCGACTTGCGCAGTCGATTTCTGTGGCGGCGAAGCTAGGTATTGCAGACTTATTAACACAACCGCAAAGTGTTACAGCCCTAGCCCAAACAACCGCAACTCACGAACAGTCACTATATCGATTGTTAAGAGTACTTGTTAGTTTTGATATCTTTACCGAAGACGAAAATGGTTTATTTCACCTGACTCCCAGAGGCACATTACTGCAAACTAACGTTTCTAATTCATTACGAGACTACGCGATCGTCGTTGGTGAAATGTGGCACTGGCGGATGTGGGGAGGTATCCTACACAGTATTAAAACCGGCGAACCTGCGTTTGACCAGATTTTCGGGATGGAGTTTCAAGAATACTACCAGCAAAATCCTGAAGTTGCCAAAAACTTTGATGGAGCGATGGTCAGCGCGTTAGCAATGACCGATGTCGCAATTTTAGCTAATTATGACTTCACATCATTTTATCGCGTCATTGATATTGGCACAGGAGGGCAAGGAGATGGCAAACTCATTGCTTCGATATTGAAAAACAACTCAGCACAACAAGGAGTTTACTTCGACACTTCAACACGCATCGAACAAGTAAAGAGACTCATTGAAGTCACAGGATTAAGCGATCGCTGCGAACTTGTCACCGGAGATATCTTTGAATCATTCCCCCCCAATGGTGATATCTATATCATCAAAAACCTCATTCACGACTACGACGATGATCGCGCGATCACAATTCTTAAAAACTGCCGCCAAGCGATCGCCGCGCATGGCAAATTACTACTCATCGAGATGGTCATTCCTCCAGGCAACGAGCCATCCCTAGGCAAAATTTTAGACGTAGAAGCACTCATAATGAGTGCAGGCGCGGTCGAACGCACCCAAGAACAATATCAACAACTTCTCGCTGCCGCTGGTTTTCAACTCACCAACATTATCTCTTCACGCTCCCCAATGAGCATCATCGAGTCTATACCAGCATAG
- a CDS encoding type ISP restriction/modification enzyme, whose amino-acid sequence MNTVLIEHPRHRHLPNKQDSKLYPTLRKSAWHEVHSQRQGRLVADVQIRGILRIYSQKRNDEQLTPILADYPVIGSNVVEAVRYAQPQQSDDKGRVWINQKQYFKNVPPQVWNYSVGNYQICQKWIKDREGCYLSQKDIRQYQRIITALNEMIELMAGIEAVFQLGSSKEQLFIAAHQ is encoded by the coding sequence ATGAATACAGTCTTAATAGAACATCCTCGGCATCGTCACTTACCTAACAAACAAGATAGTAAGCTTTATCCCACACTACGAAAATCAGCTTGGCATGAAGTTCATTCACAGCGCCAAGGAAGATTAGTAGCAGATGTTCAAATTCGGGGAATTTTGCGTATATATTCACAAAAACGAAACGACGAACAGCTAACACCAATCCTTGCTGATTACCCTGTTATAGGTAGTAACGTTGTTGAAGCAGTGCGCTATGCCCAGCCACAGCAAAGTGACGACAAAGGACGAGTTTGGATTAATCAAAAACAATATTTCAAAAACGTACCTCCACAAGTTTGGAACTACAGTGTTGGCAACTATCAAATTTGTCAAAAATGGATCAAAGATCGTGAAGGTTGTTATCTCAGCCAGAAAGATATTCGACAATATCAACGGATTATAACCGCATTAAACGAGATGATCGAGCTAATGGCAGGAATTGAGGCAGTATTTCAGCTTGGCTCTAGCAAAGAACAATTATTTATCGCCGCTCATCAATAA
- a CDS encoding DevA family ABC transporter ATP-binding protein — protein sequence MQHPALKIQSLNHYYGKGVLQKQTLLNINLEIGAGEFVIITGQSGSGKTTLLSLIGGLRSVQSGSIQLLGQELAGASQQKLTKLRRQIGYIFQSHNLLGFLTAQQNVQMAAQVNNNISLQAARSQSQTILQAVGLGDRLNYYPENLSGGQKQRVAIARALVNQPKLVLADEPTASLDSKSGRAVVELMQHLAQEQSCTIVMVTHDNRILDVAERIIHMEDGRLSDDHRFTQNTQQLIHFDS from the coding sequence ATGCAACACCCAGCACTTAAAATCCAATCTCTCAATCACTACTACGGTAAAGGCGTTTTGCAAAAGCAAACTTTACTCAATATTAATTTAGAAATAGGTGCAGGAGAGTTTGTTATTATTACAGGACAATCAGGATCGGGAAAAACAACTTTACTAAGTTTGATTGGTGGTTTGCGTTCTGTACAATCTGGAAGTATTCAGCTTCTCGGTCAAGAATTAGCTGGTGCTAGTCAACAAAAGCTAACCAAACTGCGACGTCAAATCGGTTATATTTTTCAATCACACAACCTACTAGGATTTCTCACAGCACAGCAAAATGTGCAAATGGCAGCGCAAGTCAACAATAACATTTCGCTGCAAGCTGCGCGATCGCAATCGCAAACAATTCTCCAAGCCGTTGGTTTAGGCGATCGCCTCAATTACTACCCCGAAAATCTCTCTGGCGGACAAAAACAGCGCGTTGCGATCGCTAGGGCTTTAGTTAATCAACCTAAACTTGTCTTAGCTGACGAACCAACAGCATCTTTAGATAGCAAATCTGGTCGTGCTGTTGTTGAATTGATGCAGCATCTTGCTCAAGAACAAAGCTGCACAATTGTCATGGTGACACACGATAATCGTATTTTAGACGTTGCAGAGCGCATTATTCATATGGAAGATGGTCGCTTAAGTGACGATCATCGCTTCACACAAAATACGCAACAATTAATTCATTTTGATTCATAA
- the devC gene encoding ABC transporter permease DevC: protein MIRKIPLAWLQLTREKTRLIVALAGIAFANILMFMQLGFREALFDGNVQFHQSLNGEIVVINPQSDALLSLKTFSQRRLYQVLALEEVESVHPIYIGFTSWRNPQTRKLRSIQVIGFDPDSSIVNLPGVQQNLDKIKQPDVFLFDQGSRQEFGTVAADFLQGKAIATEVGGRTIRIGGLFQLGTSFGADGNLITSDLNFFRLFNQDGRKLGLIDLGLVKLKPGANTEAVLEKLRNSITQKDIRLLSKQEFIDFEKYYWASSTAIGFIFTLGTIMAFVVGTVIVYQILYSEIADHLPEYATLKAIGYTQLYLLIVVFQQALILAALGYLPGFAFALFQYNIVQKETLLPIAMTISRALLVLLLTVVMCCVSGAIAIRKLRAADPADIFS from the coding sequence ATGATTCGTAAAATTCCTTTGGCATGGTTACAACTCACGCGTGAAAAAACACGGCTAATTGTGGCATTAGCTGGAATTGCTTTTGCCAATATTTTAATGTTTATGCAATTAGGTTTTCGAGAAGCATTGTTTGATGGTAATGTTCAGTTTCACCAAAGCTTGAATGGCGAAATTGTTGTCATCAATCCTCAATCGGATGCATTACTTTCTCTGAAAACTTTTTCGCAGCGGCGTTTATACCAAGTTTTAGCACTTGAGGAAGTGGAATCCGTTCATCCTATTTATATAGGTTTTACTTCATGGAGAAACCCTCAAACACGCAAGCTGCGTAGTATTCAAGTCATTGGATTTGACCCCGATTCTTCTATCGTCAACTTACCAGGAGTCCAACAAAACCTCGATAAAATTAAGCAACCAGATGTGTTTTTGTTCGACCAAGGTTCGCGCCAGGAATTTGGTACAGTTGCTGCTGACTTTTTACAAGGAAAGGCGATCGCAACAGAAGTAGGAGGACGCACCATCAGAATCGGTGGATTATTTCAGTTAGGAACGTCATTCGGTGCTGATGGTAATTTAATCACAAGCGATTTGAATTTTTTCCGGCTATTTAATCAAGACGGACGCAAACTTGGACTTATTGATTTAGGCTTAGTAAAGCTCAAACCAGGAGCAAATACCGAAGCTGTTCTTGAAAAGCTGCGGAATTCTATAACGCAAAAAGATATCAGACTTCTCTCTAAGCAAGAATTTATTGATTTTGAAAAATATTATTGGGCAAGTAGTACAGCAATCGGTTTTATCTTTACTTTAGGAACAATCATGGCATTTGTCGTCGGGACTGTGATTGTTTATCAAATATTGTACAGTGAAATTGCCGATCATTTGCCAGAATACGCAACACTCAAAGCAATAGGATATACTCAACTTTACTTATTAATTGTTGTTTTTCAACAAGCTTTAATCTTAGCTGCTTTAGGTTATCTGCCTGGATTTGCCTTTGCGCTATTTCAGTATAATATAGTGCAAAAAGAAACGCTCTTACCAATTGCAATGACAATCAGCCGCGCTTTGTTAGTCCTACTCTTGACAGTTGTGATGTGCTGCGTATCAGGTGCGATCGCTATCCGTAAACTGCGGGCGGCTGATCCAGCAGATATTTTTAGTTAA
- a CDS encoding ABC exporter membrane fusion protein, producing MSIVTEKPGSKQSRFKPNKWRIPFILATTVVVGTVAFIRSHQTNQPTPTVVTNPTPVTRNVVALGRLEPQGEVVALSPPSSAQGARVEQILVKEGDWVKAGETVAILDTHTRLQAALESAQADVQVARAALAKIQAGAQTGEIEAQKAAIARLEAELTGQQETLQATVARQVAAQRNTQSDYERYQRLYQEGAISVQELETKRLNAEIAQQQLNESQATRNETIATLQRQIEEARANLNRITEIRPTDVREAQAQVNRMLAAVKLTQADLALSYIKAPIDGEIIKIHTRSGETISSNGIAELARTNQMVVVAEVLEEDVSKVRTGQTASITSENRAFSEKIQGTVTQVGRQIGKQNVLDSDPAADVDARVVEVRISLPAAASELVSGFTYAKVVVEISV from the coding sequence ATGTCAATTGTTACAGAGAAGCCAGGGTCAAAACAGTCACGCTTCAAGCCAAATAAGTGGCGCATTCCGTTTATCCTTGCTACGACTGTTGTTGTTGGTACTGTTGCTTTCATTCGATCTCACCAAACAAATCAGCCAACGCCTACAGTAGTCACCAACCCAACGCCAGTGACTCGCAATGTTGTTGCTTTAGGACGCTTAGAACCACAAGGAGAAGTCGTAGCATTATCTCCCCCAAGTTCAGCACAAGGCGCGAGAGTTGAGCAAATCTTGGTAAAAGAAGGCGATTGGGTGAAAGCAGGTGAAACCGTTGCGATTTTAGATACGCATACTCGTTTACAAGCCGCGCTAGAAAGCGCTCAAGCCGATGTACAAGTTGCACGTGCTGCACTCGCAAAAATCCAAGCAGGAGCGCAAACCGGAGAAATCGAAGCGCAAAAAGCCGCGATCGCCCGTCTGGAAGCCGAACTTACAGGACAACAAGAGACGCTCCAAGCAACCGTTGCGCGTCAAGTAGCAGCGCAGCGTAACACTCAAAGTGACTACGAACGTTATCAACGGTTGTATCAAGAGGGTGCTATCTCTGTTCAAGAACTGGAAACAAAACGCTTGAATGCAGAAATCGCACAACAACAACTTAATGAAAGCCAAGCAACTCGTAACGAAACAATCGCAACTCTACAACGCCAAATTGAGGAAGCGCGAGCCAATCTCAACCGCATTACCGAAATCCGCCCAACCGACGTGCGCGAAGCCCAAGCTCAAGTAAATCGGATGCTAGCGGCTGTTAAATTAACTCAAGCCGATTTAGCATTAAGCTACATTAAAGCTCCCATTGATGGGGAAATCATTAAAATTCACACGCGTTCTGGAGAAACAATTAGCTCGAACGGAATAGCGGAACTCGCGCGTACCAATCAAATGGTTGTCGTTGCAGAAGTTCTTGAAGAAGATGTTAGCAAAGTGCGTACTGGTCAAACCGCGAGTATCACTAGCGAAAACCGAGCTTTTTCTGAAAAAATTCAAGGAACTGTGACACAAGTTGGTAGACAAATCGGTAAACAAAATGTTTTAGATAGCGATCCCGCTGCGGATGTTGATGCGAGAGTCGTTGAAGTCAGAATTAGTTTACCCGCAGCAGCTAGCGAGTTAGTTTCTGGTTTCACTTATGCCAAAGTGGTTGTAGAAATTAGTGTTTAA